Proteins encoded within one genomic window of Brachybacterium avium:
- a CDS encoding serine hydrolase domain-containing protein, translated as MPPERPAEGTGTSSPSDTPENSAASGTPGSRPTSRRTVLTVGIPAVVGILGLSALTNPRPASLGDPRGDQQLTEALAPHLDGHRRVAIAHLDGTGEARFAGFGAGPTDEFEIGSVSKTFAGALLAEAITRGEVTTGTTVAEVLGEEAQGSEIADVTLAELATHTSGLPRLASSGLAGTVLAAFLRKDPYAGRDASQVISDALDSTLSQRGSFAYSNLGVALQGQLLARAAGTEYAELLAQRVLEPLGLEGTYAPVTSGNLRESATRGRGRSGLPQAPWTMNGSAPAGGIRSTAADLATYLTGTLDGSAPGAAAASEILVESSATRRHGMNWFQEDFGDGTWHTFHNGMTGGFAAFVGFTPETGRGIVILTDTARSVDALAVDILTGEVAL; from the coding sequence ATGCCCCCTGAACGACCCGCTGAGGGCACCGGCACCTCGTCCCCCTCTGACACGCCCGAGAACTCCGCTGCGAGCGGCACACCGGGCTCACGACCGACCAGTCGGCGCACCGTCCTGACCGTCGGCATCCCCGCTGTCGTCGGGATCCTCGGACTGTCCGCGCTGACCAATCCCCGCCCCGCGAGTCTCGGAGACCCCCGGGGAGATCAGCAGCTGACCGAAGCTCTCGCCCCACATCTGGACGGGCACCGTCGAGTGGCCATCGCCCACCTCGACGGCACCGGCGAGGCGCGCTTCGCCGGCTTCGGAGCCGGGCCGACCGACGAGTTCGAGATCGGCTCGGTCTCCAAGACCTTCGCCGGCGCGCTGCTGGCCGAGGCCATCACCCGCGGCGAGGTCACGACGGGAACCACCGTCGCCGAGGTGCTCGGCGAGGAGGCGCAGGGCAGCGAGATCGCGGACGTCACCCTCGCCGAACTCGCCACCCACACCTCCGGGCTCCCCCGCCTGGCCAGCAGCGGCCTCGCCGGGACCGTGCTCGCCGCCTTCTTGCGCAAGGACCCCTACGCGGGCCGCGACGCCTCGCAGGTGATCAGCGACGCCCTGGACAGCACCCTCTCCCAGCGGGGCAGCTTCGCGTACTCGAACCTCGGCGTCGCGCTCCAGGGTCAGCTGCTGGCCCGTGCGGCCGGGACCGAGTACGCCGAGCTGCTCGCCCAGCGGGTCCTCGAGCCCCTAGGGCTGGAGGGAACCTACGCCCCGGTCACCTCCGGGAACCTCCGGGAGTCCGCCACCCGCGGCCGGGGCAGAAGCGGCCTGCCGCAGGCCCCGTGGACCATGAACGGCAGCGCCCCGGCGGGCGGCATCCGCTCCACCGCCGCGGATCTCGCCACCTACCTGACCGGGACCCTCGACGGCTCGGCCCCGGGCGCGGCCGCCGCCTCCGAGATCCTGGTCGAATCCAGCGCGACCCGGCGCCACGGCATGAACTGGTTCCAGGAGGACTTCGGCGACGGCACCTGGCACACCTTCCACAACGGGATGACCGGCGGCTTCGCCGCCTTCGTGGGCTTCACGCCGGAGACCGGCAGAGGGATCGTGATCCTCACCGACACCGCCCGCAGCGTCGATGCGCTCGCGGTGGACATCCTCACCGGGGAGGTGGCCCTGTGA
- a CDS encoding ArsR/SmtB family transcription factor, translating into MAPHPDSSPPDLPARLAALEARVAALESADTTADSTEQHPESGHYTPSSPPRPGAAASAAATAPEQSSAEPVEDPFWALTSLKEHCPAPGAVVFAGAVDVGAGHLEYQWGRPTEHLLATDWAEHAETVAALGHPLRLAMLRRLLDGEHTVAQLVDELELASTGVAYHHLSALQGGGWVTTPRRGSWALATPRVVPLLAIITALEKG; encoded by the coding sequence ATGGCGCCGCACCCCGACTCGTCCCCTCCGGACCTCCCCGCCCGATTGGCAGCGCTCGAGGCGCGGGTGGCGGCGCTGGAATCCGCCGACACCACGGCCGACTCCACGGAGCAGCACCCCGAGAGCGGCCACTACACCCCCTCGTCCCCTCCGCGTCCGGGTGCTGCGGCGAGCGCGGCCGCGACCGCCCCCGAGCAGTCCTCCGCGGAGCCCGTCGAGGATCCGTTCTGGGCGCTGACCTCCCTGAAAGAGCACTGCCCCGCCCCCGGCGCGGTGGTCTTCGCCGGGGCGGTGGACGTGGGTGCCGGGCACCTCGAGTACCAGTGGGGCCGACCCACCGAGCACCTGCTGGCGACGGACTGGGCCGAGCACGCGGAGACGGTCGCGGCGCTCGGCCACCCCCTGCGCCTGGCGATGCTGCGCCGCCTGCTGGACGGCGAGCACACCGTCGCCCAGCTCGTGGACGAACTGGAGCTGGCCTCGACGGGTGTCGCCTACCACCACCTCTCCGCGCTGCAGGGCGGGGGCTGGGTGACCACGCCGCGCCGCGGCAGCTGGGCCCTGGCCACGCCGCGCGTGGTGCCCCTGCTCGCCATCATCACCGCCCTGGAGAAAGGGTGA
- a CDS encoding YciI family protein, which yields MAIFAVQYTYTDDAQRVATFRPEHREHLSELRREGTLLLAGALDGDPGALLIVVADSAEDALAKLDGDPFKRERVIVDRDAREWSVAIGELPGA from the coding sequence GTGGCCATCTTCGCCGTCCAGTACACCTACACCGACGATGCGCAGCGCGTCGCCACCTTCCGGCCCGAGCATCGCGAGCACCTCTCCGAGCTGCGCCGGGAGGGGACCCTGCTGCTCGCCGGCGCGCTGGACGGCGATCCGGGCGCACTGCTGATCGTCGTCGCGGACTCCGCAGAGGACGCGCTCGCGAAGCTCGACGGCGACCCCTTCAAGCGCGAGCGCGTCATCGTCGACCGCGACGCGCGCGAGTGGAGCGTGGCGATCGGGGAGCTGCCGGGCGCCTGA
- a CDS encoding LysR family transcriptional regulator, whose translation MDPRRLLIFRTVVRNGSIGAGARELGWTQPAVSQHLAALEKEVGTQLLLRSSAGITPTEAGSRLAAHAEAIAAQLHAAEEELADITALRRGTVKFGTFPSAAAMLLPPVLNRLTETAPELDVTFSELEPPDAVIALREGELDLALVFRYPCSDIGDEGTLEWTALMEDRVMAVLPRDHPLAEDPDLTLGDLAKDPWIAGCERCRANLLSSARRAGFSPQVRHSTDDTIVVQQLIMHGGGVALMPETALEAAPSADVVVRAIPDLDNRMIGLLNRRGALAIPAVGALRDALVAETTERLATAVMI comes from the coding sequence ATGGATCCTCGTCGCCTGCTCATCTTCCGCACCGTGGTGCGCAACGGCTCGATCGGCGCCGGCGCCCGCGAGCTGGGCTGGACCCAGCCTGCGGTCTCCCAGCACCTCGCGGCGCTGGAGAAGGAGGTGGGCACGCAGCTGCTGCTGCGCTCCTCCGCCGGGATCACGCCGACGGAGGCCGGCAGCCGGCTCGCCGCCCATGCCGAGGCGATCGCGGCGCAGCTGCACGCCGCCGAGGAGGAGCTCGCCGACATCACCGCCCTGCGCCGCGGCACGGTGAAGTTCGGGACCTTCCCGTCGGCCGCGGCGATGCTGCTGCCACCCGTGCTGAACCGGCTGACCGAGACGGCGCCGGAGCTGGACGTCACCTTCTCCGAGCTCGAGCCGCCGGACGCGGTGATCGCGCTGCGCGAGGGCGAACTCGATCTCGCTCTGGTGTTCCGCTACCCCTGCTCCGACATCGGGGACGAGGGCACCCTGGAGTGGACCGCGCTGATGGAGGACCGGGTGATGGCGGTGCTGCCGCGCGACCACCCCTTGGCCGAGGACCCCGACCTCACCCTCGGCGACCTCGCGAAGGATCCCTGGATCGCGGGCTGCGAGCGCTGCCGCGCGAACCTGCTCTCCAGCGCGCGTCGGGCGGGCTTCTCCCCGCAGGTGCGCCACTCCACCGATGACACGATCGTGGTCCAGCAGCTGATCATGCACGGCGGCGGGGTGGCGCTGATGCCGGAGACCGCCCTGGAGGCGGCGCCGTCGGCCGATGTGGTGGTGCGGGCGATCCCGGACCTGGACAACCGGATGATCGGCCTGCTGAACCGGCGCGGCGCACTGGCCATCCCGGCCGTGGGCGCCCTGCGCGATGCGCTGGTGGCCGAGACCACCGAGCGCCTGGCCACGGCGGTGATGATCTGA
- a CDS encoding VOC family protein has product MDTTGSPHTTNSPEPHVGVFPAFQALDARGEIRFLCEVLGFVETLVVPGEGEAIAHAQLDWPGGGAVMLGTHKPDGEYRREPGTLGAYLVIDDAELDALVERAKGAGARIVQPLRAPEHGGRDVTIASPEGNLWSIGTYPGEPAATTP; this is encoded by the coding sequence ATGGACACCACCGGCAGCCCGCACACCACCAACAGCCCCGAGCCCCACGTCGGCGTCTTCCCCGCCTTCCAGGCCCTCGACGCCCGCGGCGAGATCCGCTTCCTGTGCGAGGTGCTCGGATTCGTCGAGACCCTGGTGGTCCCTGGAGAGGGCGAGGCCATCGCGCACGCCCAGCTGGACTGGCCCGGCGGCGGCGCGGTCATGCTCGGCACCCACAAGCCCGACGGCGAGTACCGGCGTGAGCCCGGCACGCTCGGCGCCTACCTGGTGATCGATGACGCCGAGCTCGACGCCCTCGTCGAGCGCGCGAAGGGCGCCGGGGCCCGGATCGTGCAGCCGCTGCGCGCACCGGAGCACGGAGGCCGGGACGTCACGATCGCCTCCCCGGAGGGGAACCTGTGGAGCATCGGCACCTATCCGGGGGAGCCTGCCGCCACCACACCCTGA
- a CDS encoding helix-turn-helix domain-containing protein codes for MSTPAAPPATLEFTSVAHGAVPGVRSGSIYRASGLEPGVHRGLPSTTLTTIFSLDGPVVGLQEIAAAGAAPGIRPEDGAILGPRAELVLAGLHTAPVLIEQPTHQEGIQLQLDPCAARLLCGVRAADLVGGFDGAAVLGRAGRDLWEQIGGMAAGPERLERIAGDFRARCDAAPAGAGQLRPELAEAWRLLLTSRGRIAVEALARRVLLSPRQLRTEFTREFGIGPKSAARLARFEAALGRIAGAVHAGRSPDLSGIAAECGYADHAHLTREFGRFTGTTPSRWICEERRNLQAGGHGTAQD; via the coding sequence GTGAGTACCCCGGCCGCGCCGCCCGCCACGCTCGAGTTCACCAGCGTGGCGCACGGTGCGGTGCCCGGCGTGCGCAGCGGCTCGATCTACCGGGCCAGTGGCCTGGAGCCGGGGGTGCACCGCGGCCTGCCGAGCACCACTCTCACCACGATCTTCAGCCTGGACGGCCCGGTGGTGGGCTTGCAGGAGATCGCCGCCGCCGGGGCGGCCCCCGGGATCCGTCCTGAGGACGGGGCGATCCTCGGACCGCGGGCGGAACTGGTCCTGGCCGGTCTGCACACCGCGCCGGTGCTCATCGAGCAGCCCACGCACCAGGAGGGCATCCAGCTGCAGCTCGATCCGTGCGCTGCTCGGTTGCTGTGCGGGGTGCGGGCCGCCGATCTCGTCGGCGGCTTCGACGGCGCTGCGGTGCTGGGCCGCGCCGGGCGGGACCTGTGGGAGCAGATCGGCGGGATGGCCGCAGGGCCGGAGCGCCTGGAGCGGATCGCCGGCGACTTCCGCGCCCGGTGCGATGCCGCGCCGGCCGGAGCCGGGCAGCTCCGCCCGGAGCTCGCCGAGGCGTGGCGCCTGCTGCTCACCTCCCGCGGCCGGATCGCGGTGGAGGCCCTCGCCCGCCGGGTGCTGCTCTCCCCGCGGCAGCTGCGCACCGAGTTCACCCGCGAGTTCGGGATCGGGCCCAAGAGCGCGGCCCGGCTCGCCCGGTTCGAGGCCGCACTGGGGAGGATCGCCGGCGCCGTCCACGCCGGGCGCTCCCCGGACCTGTCGGGTATCGCCGCGGAGTGCGGTTACGCGGACCACGCCCACCTGACCCGGGAGTTCGGCCGCTTCACGGGCACGACTCCGAGCCGGTGGATCTGCGAGGAGCGCCGAAACCTTCAAGCCGGCGGCCACGGCACGGCGCAGGATTGA
- a CDS encoding LLM class flavin-dependent oxidoreductase: protein MTTAHTQAPLSPEAAALATGPAAHPLHPAHAPTGQLAFGVFFQGVNSSTIWRLPASGDQVAWESFEALARTAERGRFAAFFLGEGLRLREHRGVPFELDVAGRPDAQTLLAALAGVTERIGLVATQNTTFNDPVDLARRLQTLDLLSGGRAGWNVVTTDNAWTGENFRRGGYLDHADRYVHAEAFVRVAEQFWRGEQIAHDGAHYAVRAHGDLPASAQGRPVLFQAGASPAGQDFAARTADVVFSPHGTLEAAVDFRRGIVERTLAAGRDPGSVKILPGAEIILAATEAEAAEKVRWVRDQQIGPEQALALLEQYWGRDLSAFDPDGPLPDVPPEVVESGVTRGAGFQFADAEQLTRTWREEAAEKGQSILEFARARAGARRGTFTGSYDTVADRLVEFARLGAIDGLNITPWLIPSGLDDIVDELVPRLQERGVYPAEYAGSTLRENLGLPVG, encoded by the coding sequence ATGACCACCGCCCACACGCAGGCACCGCTCTCCCCGGAGGCCGCCGCCCTGGCCACCGGCCCGGCCGCGCATCCGCTCCACCCCGCCCACGCCCCCACCGGGCAGCTCGCCTTCGGCGTGTTCTTCCAGGGCGTGAACTCCTCGACCATCTGGCGCCTGCCTGCCAGCGGGGACCAGGTGGCATGGGAATCGTTCGAGGCACTGGCGCGCACCGCCGAGCGCGGGCGGTTCGCGGCGTTCTTCCTCGGGGAGGGGCTGCGGCTGCGGGAGCACCGCGGGGTCCCCTTCGAGCTGGACGTGGCCGGTCGTCCCGATGCGCAGACCCTGCTCGCGGCGCTGGCCGGCGTCACGGAGCGCATCGGGCTGGTCGCCACCCAGAACACCACCTTCAACGATCCGGTCGACCTCGCCCGACGCCTGCAGACCCTCGACCTGCTCTCCGGGGGCCGGGCCGGCTGGAACGTCGTCACCACCGACAACGCCTGGACCGGGGAGAACTTCCGCCGCGGCGGCTACCTCGACCATGCTGACCGGTATGTGCATGCCGAGGCGTTCGTGCGGGTCGCCGAGCAGTTCTGGCGCGGGGAGCAGATCGCGCACGACGGTGCCCACTACGCGGTGCGCGCCCACGGCGATCTGCCTGCCTCGGCGCAGGGGCGTCCGGTGCTGTTCCAGGCCGGGGCCTCCCCGGCGGGACAGGACTTCGCCGCCCGCACCGCGGACGTCGTCTTCTCCCCGCACGGCACGCTCGAGGCCGCGGTCGATTTCCGTCGCGGCATCGTCGAACGGACCCTCGCCGCGGGTCGTGATCCCGGGAGCGTGAAGATCCTGCCCGGGGCCGAGATCATCCTGGCCGCCACCGAGGCGGAGGCCGCGGAGAAGGTGCGCTGGGTGCGGGACCAGCAGATCGGCCCGGAGCAGGCGCTGGCGCTGCTCGAGCAGTACTGGGGCCGGGACCTGTCGGCGTTCGATCCCGATGGTCCGCTGCCGGATGTGCCGCCGGAGGTGGTCGAATCGGGGGTGACCCGCGGGGCCGGCTTCCAGTTCGCCGACGCCGAGCAGCTCACCCGTACCTGGCGCGAGGAGGCCGCGGAGAAGGGCCAGTCGATCCTCGAGTTCGCGCGGGCGCGGGCCGGGGCCCGCCGCGGCACCTTCACCGGCAGCTACGACACGGTCGCCGACCGTCTGGTGGAGTTCGCCCGGCTGGGAGCGATCGACGGGCTGAACATCACCCCCTGGCTGATCCCCTCCGGTCTCGACGACATCGTGGACGAGCTGGTCCCTCGCCTGCAGGAGCGCGGCGTGTATCCGGCCGAGTACGCCGGCTCGACGCTGCGGGAGAACCTGGGGCTGCCGGTGGGGTGA
- a CDS encoding LLM class flavin-dependent oxidoreductase codes for MSTTVARPAPSAGTRSAGPTQPLPVLAVDLVTDPSLLSGLAGLARGLEEAGAGALTLSDGGLHPIHVAAHLAPLTSELGLLPRTDAIYVEPFHLATQLMSLDHLSHGRAGWLLQAETDPAVPAAVGREVLGLEATAREAADVLTAVRAVWDSWAPDAVVRDTERGVYVDAARLQYADIEAETFSLRGPAITPRSPQGLLPVLVADTDRAAVGERTAAELADGRALDLDVSGGARTRQLAARIESAGPVRLVRLVGLDLEADPLGTVAQLAAALRSRALVAPAPVPRRTLRTRLGLPAAPFRPDPARRSDRARQIREESA; via the coding sequence GTGAGCACCACCGTCGCCCGCCCTGCCCCGTCGGCCGGGACCCGCAGCGCCGGTCCCACCCAGCCCTTGCCCGTCCTCGCCGTGGACCTGGTCACCGACCCGTCCCTGCTGTCAGGCCTGGCCGGCCTCGCCCGAGGGCTCGAGGAGGCCGGCGCCGGCGCCCTCACCCTCAGCGACGGCGGCCTGCACCCGATCCACGTCGCCGCCCACCTGGCACCGCTGACCAGCGAGCTCGGCCTGCTGCCCCGCACCGATGCGATCTACGTGGAGCCGTTCCATCTGGCCACGCAGCTGATGAGCCTGGACCACCTCAGCCATGGCCGGGCCGGGTGGCTGCTGCAGGCGGAGACCGACCCGGCCGTCCCCGCGGCCGTCGGCCGAGAGGTGCTCGGCCTGGAGGCGACCGCACGCGAGGCGGCCGACGTGCTCACGGCCGTGCGCGCGGTGTGGGACAGCTGGGCGCCGGATGCCGTGGTGCGCGACACGGAGCGCGGCGTGTACGTCGACGCCGCTCGCCTTCAGTACGCCGACATCGAGGCCGAGACCTTCTCGCTGCGCGGTCCGGCGATCACGCCCCGCTCCCCGCAGGGGCTGCTCCCGGTGCTGGTCGCGGATACGGACCGGGCGGCCGTCGGCGAGCGCACGGCCGCGGAGCTGGCCGACGGGCGGGCGCTGGACCTCGACGTCTCCGGCGGGGCCCGCACCCGACAGCTCGCCGCCCGGATCGAATCCGCCGGCCCGGTGCGGCTGGTGCGCCTGGTGGGTCTGGATCTGGAGGCCGACCCACTGGGCACCGTCGCGCAGCTCGCCGCCGCGCTGCGATCCCGGGCACTCGTGGCCCCGGCCCCTGTTCCGCGGCGCACGCTCCGCACCCGGCTCGGCCTGCCCGCCGCGCCGTTCCGCCCCGACCCTGCGCGGCGCAGCGACCGCGCCCGCCAGATCCGCGAGGAGTCCGCATGA
- a CDS encoding transporter substrate-binding domain-containing protein yields the protein MTRHLLSRRALAASGLLLPASLLAACSDPAPAASVGSGGADGSTASDGGGASAGGIDTSGTQELIRATADEEVAALLPSEIAESGVLRVGINGTSSAPLSFLADDNQTYIGSEIDIARIVADKLGLEFELKLTTWDNWPLKLEAGEFDVVHANIGVNAERLEKFDFASYRAAFMSFLVRKGADFWLEDADSLSGRVIAVGAATNQERILTDWNAELEAAGKAPAELKNYSTNADTLLALGSGRVDGFISPFASLSFIAAHRDDFELQGRINAGWPDETLVAGTFAGGSGLAAPYAAALNALMADGTYAQVLERWQLSEEALTESRPHTKENP from the coding sequence ATGACCCGTCATCTGCTCTCCCGCCGCGCCCTCGCGGCCTCCGGACTGCTGCTGCCCGCCTCACTGCTGGCCGCCTGCTCGGACCCCGCGCCCGCAGCCTCCGTCGGATCCGGCGGGGCCGACGGCTCCACGGCGTCCGACGGCGGCGGCGCGAGCGCGGGCGGCATCGACACCTCCGGCACGCAGGAGCTGATCCGTGCCACCGCCGACGAGGAGGTCGCCGCGCTGCTGCCGTCGGAGATCGCCGAATCCGGCGTGCTGCGGGTGGGCATCAACGGCACCTCCAGCGCGCCGCTGTCCTTCCTGGCCGATGACAACCAGACCTACATCGGCTCGGAGATCGACATCGCCCGGATCGTGGCCGACAAGCTCGGCCTCGAGTTCGAGCTGAAGCTGACCACCTGGGACAACTGGCCGCTGAAGCTCGAGGCCGGGGAGTTCGACGTGGTCCACGCGAACATCGGCGTCAACGCCGAGCGGCTGGAGAAGTTCGACTTCGCCTCCTACCGCGCGGCCTTCATGTCGTTCCTGGTCCGGAAGGGAGCGGATTTCTGGCTGGAGGATGCCGACTCCCTCAGCGGCCGCGTCATCGCCGTCGGCGCCGCCACCAACCAGGAGCGGATCCTCACCGATTGGAACGCCGAGCTGGAGGCCGCGGGCAAGGCACCGGCCGAGCTGAAGAACTACTCCACCAACGCCGACACCCTGCTCGCCCTCGGCTCCGGGAGGGTGGACGGGTTTATCTCCCCCTTCGCCTCCCTGAGCTTCATCGCCGCCCACCGCGACGACTTCGAGCTGCAGGGCCGGATCAACGCCGGCTGGCCCGACGAGACCCTGGTCGCGGGAACCTTCGCCGGCGGAAGCGGCCTCGCCGCCCCCTACGCCGCAGCGCTGAACGCCCTGATGGCCGACGGCACCTACGCCCAGGTCCTCGAGCGCTGGCAGCTGAGCGAAGAGGCCCTCACCGAATCCCGCCCCCACACGAAGGAGAACCCGTGA
- a CDS encoding amino acid ABC transporter ATP-binding protein, producing MSTLTSPHRPDHPTPPGERSVPAESAVDTLAAAPHGGLVEIRGVHKSFGELEVLRGIDLRITPGSVTVILGPSGSGKSTLLRTINHLEPVTRGLISVDGDVIGYRRDGDLLHELHEREVLRQRTAIGMVFQGFNLFAHMTALGNITEAPRRALGVPRREAEARARELLDLVGLSDKEQVYPRQLSGGQQQRVAIARALALEPKVLLFDEPTSALDPELVEEVLAVIRSLARAGTTLVIVTHEIPFARDVADTVVFMDHGRIIEQGPPAEVLDAPRHERTRSFLATVRTGEQSSSAEGQVPAAER from the coding sequence ATGAGCACGCTGACCAGCCCGCACCGTCCCGATCACCCCACCCCGCCCGGGGAGCGTTCCGTCCCCGCCGAATCTGCCGTCGACACCCTGGCCGCGGCCCCGCACGGCGGGTTGGTCGAGATCCGCGGCGTCCACAAATCCTTCGGGGAGCTCGAGGTGCTGCGCGGCATCGACCTGAGGATCACGCCCGGCTCCGTGACCGTGATCCTGGGCCCCTCGGGCTCGGGGAAGTCCACGCTGCTGCGCACGATCAATCACCTGGAGCCCGTCACCCGGGGGCTGATCAGCGTGGACGGCGACGTGATCGGCTACCGCCGGGACGGGGACCTGCTGCACGAGCTGCACGAGCGGGAGGTGCTGCGCCAGCGCACCGCGATCGGCATGGTGTTCCAGGGCTTCAACCTCTTCGCCCACATGACGGCGCTGGGCAACATCACCGAGGCGCCGCGACGCGCCCTCGGCGTACCCCGGCGGGAGGCCGAGGCCCGGGCCCGGGAGCTGCTGGACCTGGTGGGCCTCTCCGACAAGGAGCAGGTCTATCCGCGCCAGCTCTCCGGCGGCCAGCAGCAACGGGTCGCGATCGCCCGCGCCCTCGCCCTGGAGCCGAAGGTGCTGCTGTTCGACGAGCCCACCAGCGCCCTGGATCCCGAGCTGGTGGAGGAGGTGCTGGCGGTGATCCGTTCCCTCGCCCGGGCGGGCACCACCCTCGTCATCGTCACCCACGAGATCCCCTTCGCCCGCGACGTCGCCGACACCGTGGTCTTCATGGACCACGGCCGGATCATCGAGCAGGGCCCTCCGGCGGAGGTCCTGGACGCGCCGCGCCACGAGCGCACCCGATCGTTCCTGGCCACGGTCCGCACCGGCGAGCAGTCCTCGTCGGCCGAGGGTCAGGTACCGGCGGCTGAGCGATGA
- a CDS encoding amino acid ABC transporter permease: MTSSVVSPETTRRMPEATPAAGHAPATGDREMPCPPRQAPPEDLSHLRVVPARHPGRVVLAIGVALVVTAVLYSFVTNPRWEWGVVAQWFFAESILRGLVETLKLTVLAGTVGFGLGLTLALMRLSKSALISSVSWTFSWIFRSTPLLVQLLLWYNLGYLYEQVRLGIPFTGQALFEARTSDLMTPLLAAVLGLGLHQAAYAAEMIRGGILSVDQGQLEAASALGIPARDRSLRIVLPQAMRAILPPAFNEIIGLVKGTSIVYVLAHAELFFTIQLIYGRTQQVLPMLLVATLWYVVITSALSIGQYYIERHYSKGAVRTLPPTPLQALRARLDRLRPAPRGAAA; this comes from the coding sequence ATGACCTCCTCCGTCGTCTCTCCCGAGACCACCCGCCGCATGCCCGAGGCCACGCCGGCCGCCGGCCATGCCCCGGCGACGGGAGACCGGGAGATGCCGTGCCCGCCGCGGCAGGCCCCGCCGGAGGACCTCTCGCACCTGCGGGTGGTGCCTGCCCGACATCCGGGCCGGGTGGTGCTCGCGATCGGGGTGGCCCTGGTCGTCACCGCGGTGCTGTACTCCTTCGTCACCAACCCGCGCTGGGAGTGGGGCGTGGTCGCCCAGTGGTTCTTCGCGGAGTCGATCCTCCGCGGGCTGGTCGAGACCCTGAAGCTCACCGTCCTGGCGGGCACCGTCGGCTTCGGCCTGGGGCTCACCCTGGCCCTCATGCGACTGTCGAAGTCCGCTCTGATCTCATCGGTGAGCTGGACGTTCTCCTGGATCTTCCGCTCCACCCCGCTGCTGGTGCAGCTGCTGCTGTGGTACAACCTCGGCTACCTCTACGAGCAGGTGCGGCTGGGGATCCCCTTCACCGGGCAGGCCCTCTTCGAGGCCCGCACCAGCGATCTGATGACCCCGCTGCTCGCGGCCGTGCTCGGGCTCGGCCTGCACCAGGCGGCGTACGCGGCGGAGATGATCCGCGGCGGCATCCTCTCGGTCGACCAGGGCCAGCTCGAGGCCGCCAGCGCCCTCGGCATCCCCGCCCGGGACCGCTCCCTGCGGATCGTGCTGCCCCAGGCGATGCGGGCGATCCTCCCGCCCGCCTTCAACGAGATCATCGGCCTGGTCAAGGGCACCTCGATCGTCTACGTGCTCGCCCATGCGGAGCTGTTCTTCACCATCCAGCTGATCTACGGACGCACCCAGCAGGTGCTGCCGATGCTGCTGGTGGCGACGCTCTGGTACGTGGTGATCACCTCGGCGCTGTCCATCGGCCAGTACTACATCGAGCGCCACTACTCCAAGGGGGCGGTGCGCACCCTGCCGCCCACCCCGCTGCAGGCGCTGCGCGCCCGTCTGGACCGCCTCCGCCCCGCTCCGAGAGGAGCCGCCGCATGA